A genomic stretch from Skermanella mucosa includes:
- the glxR gene encoding 2-hydroxy-3-oxopropionate reductase: MDVGFIGLGIMGRPMADHLINAGHRLFLYDVKPVPDDLTSKGGTACASAKEVASKAEIIITMVPDTPHVEAALFGPEGVAKGLSEGKTVVDMSSIAPIETKRFAAEINKLGCDYLDAPVSGGEVGAKAASLTIMVGGPERAFEKVKPLFEKMGKNITLVGGNGDGQTTKVANQIIVALNIQAVAEALLFAARAGADPAKVRQALMGGFAGSKVLEIHGDRMIKRTFDPGFRIELHQKDLNLALQGARALNIALPNTATAQQLFSACAAQGGSQWDHSGLVRILETMSGFEIGQTAPGSGDD, encoded by the coding sequence ATGGATGTAGGCTTCATCGGTCTCGGCATCATGGGCCGCCCCATGGCGGACCACCTAATCAATGCCGGCCACCGGCTGTTCCTGTACGACGTGAAGCCGGTCCCCGACGACCTGACGTCCAAGGGCGGAACCGCCTGCGCTTCGGCGAAGGAGGTCGCGTCCAAGGCCGAGATCATCATCACCATGGTGCCGGACACGCCCCACGTGGAGGCGGCCCTGTTCGGCCCGGAGGGCGTCGCCAAGGGCCTGTCCGAAGGCAAGACCGTGGTCGACATGAGCTCGATCGCCCCGATCGAGACCAAGCGGTTCGCCGCCGAGATCAACAAGCTGGGCTGCGACTACCTGGACGCCCCGGTGTCGGGCGGCGAGGTCGGCGCCAAGGCGGCGTCGCTGACCATCATGGTCGGCGGGCCGGAGCGGGCCTTCGAGAAGGTCAAGCCCCTGTTCGAGAAGATGGGCAAGAACATCACGCTGGTCGGCGGCAACGGCGACGGGCAGACCACCAAGGTCGCCAACCAGATCATCGTGGCGCTGAACATCCAGGCGGTCGCCGAGGCGCTGCTGTTCGCGGCCCGCGCGGGCGCCGACCCGGCCAAGGTGCGGCAGGCGCTGATGGGCGGCTTCGCCGGCTCCAAGGTGCTGGAAATCCACGGTGACCGGATGATCAAGCGGACCTTCGACCCGGGCTTCCGCATCGAGCTGCACCAGAAGGACCTGAACCTGGCGCTCCAGGGCGCCCGCGCGCTCAACATCGCCTTGCCGAACACCGCCACCGCCCAGCAGCTGTTCAGCGCCTGCGCGGCCCAGGGCGGCTCGCAGTGGGACCATTCCGGTCTCGTGCGCATCCTGGAAACCATGAGCGGTTTCGAAATCGGCCAGACCGCGCCCGGCTCGGGCGACGACTGA
- a CDS encoding pyruvate, phosphate dikinase — protein sequence MVPEVLMEPPAAASAPPRRVFAFGGGMADEIPGGEVMDLLGGKGAGLAEMSRLGLPVPPGFTVCTEVGRHLLRTGRYPDGIREQVGEALRQLEVRTGQRFGDASDPLLVAVRSGAAVSMPGMMDTVLNLGLNDATVEGLARRSGDPRFAFDTYRRFIQMFGAVVLGLDHGCFEDILEQAKLSHRCRLDGELDADACRALVRSYLAMVERKLGQPFPQDPVQQLWQAVGAVFRSWDNRRAVLFRRLNGVTDGEGQGGERKGGTAVTVQAMVFGNRGADSGTGVAFTRDPSTGDAVLFGEFLPDAQGEDLVSGIRTPQPLARMAEDIPPAFDQLKDAAERLEAHCRDMQDIEFTVQQGRLFLLQTRSGKRTVEAAVRIAVHMAEAGMITPAEAVGRVDADSLRQLLHPVLDPSAPRKILGRGLAAAPGAVSGRVAFSAAEAVERAARGETVILCRAETDPEDIHGIHAATGVLTARGGMTSHAAVVARGMGRTCVVAVSDLVVDRAAGSAALGGETIRSGDVLTLDGSTGEVLLGAVPTVMPALSDEAATLIGWADELKWLGPGTDQSFP from the coding sequence ATGGTGCCCGAGGTCCTGATGGAACCGCCCGCGGCGGCTTCGGCACCCCCGCGCCGGGTCTTCGCCTTCGGCGGCGGCATGGCCGACGAGATTCCGGGCGGCGAGGTAATGGACCTGCTCGGCGGCAAGGGGGCCGGGCTGGCCGAGATGAGCCGGCTCGGCCTTCCGGTGCCGCCGGGCTTCACCGTCTGCACCGAGGTCGGCCGGCACCTGCTCCGGACCGGCCGGTATCCCGACGGGATTCGGGAGCAGGTCGGCGAGGCGTTGCGGCAACTGGAGGTCCGGACCGGCCAGCGCTTCGGCGACGCTTCCGACCCGCTGCTGGTGGCGGTCAGGTCGGGCGCCGCCGTGTCCATGCCGGGGATGATGGACACCGTCCTGAACCTGGGCCTGAACGACGCGACGGTGGAGGGGCTGGCGCGGCGCAGCGGCGATCCGCGCTTCGCCTTCGACACCTATCGCCGCTTCATCCAGATGTTCGGCGCGGTCGTCCTGGGGCTCGACCATGGCTGCTTCGAGGACATCCTGGAGCAGGCCAAGCTGAGCCACCGCTGCCGGCTGGACGGCGAGCTCGATGCCGACGCCTGCCGGGCGCTGGTCCGCTCCTATCTGGCGATGGTGGAGCGGAAGCTTGGGCAGCCCTTTCCGCAGGACCCCGTCCAGCAGCTCTGGCAGGCGGTCGGCGCGGTGTTCCGGTCGTGGGACAACCGCCGCGCCGTCCTGTTCCGGCGGCTGAACGGCGTGACGGATGGCGAGGGGCAGGGCGGCGAGAGGAAGGGCGGGACGGCGGTGACCGTCCAGGCCATGGTGTTCGGCAACCGGGGCGCCGACAGCGGCACCGGCGTCGCCTTCACCCGCGATCCCTCGACGGGCGACGCCGTGCTGTTCGGCGAGTTCCTGCCCGACGCCCAGGGCGAGGACCTGGTGTCCGGCATCCGGACGCCGCAGCCGCTGGCCCGGATGGCCGAGGACATCCCCCCGGCCTTCGACCAGCTGAAGGACGCGGCGGAGCGGTTGGAGGCCCATTGCCGCGACATGCAGGACATCGAGTTCACCGTCCAGCAGGGCAGGCTCTTCCTGCTCCAGACGCGGTCGGGCAAGCGCACGGTCGAGGCGGCGGTCCGGATCGCCGTCCATATGGCGGAAGCGGGGATGATCACCCCCGCCGAGGCGGTCGGCCGCGTCGATGCGGATTCGCTCCGGCAGTTGCTCCACCCCGTGCTGGACCCGTCGGCGCCTCGGAAGATCCTGGGCCGCGGGCTCGCCGCCGCTCCCGGAGCCGTCTCCGGCCGGGTCGCCTTCAGCGCGGCGGAGGCGGTCGAGAGGGCGGCGCGGGGAGAGACCGTGATCCTGTGCCGGGCCGAGACCGATCCGGAGGATATCCACGGCATCCACGCCGCGACCGGCGTGCTGACGGCGCGGGGCGGGATGACCAGCCATGCCGCCGTGGTCGCGCGCGGCATGGGCCGGACCTGCGTCGTCGCCGTTTCCGACCTGGTGGTCGACCGGGCGGCCGGAAGCGCTGCGCTGGGCGGCGAGACGATCCGGTCCGGCGACGTGTTGACCCTCGACGGTTCCACCGGCGAGGTGCTGCTCGGCGCCGTGCCGACCGTGATGCCGGCCCTGTCGGACGAGGCCGCGACCCTGATCGGGTGGGCTGACGAGCTGAAATGGCTCGGCCCCGGAACCGACCAATCCTTTCCATAA
- a CDS encoding glycine zipper 2TM domain-containing protein, with the protein MARGMKLKTLAAVVALPLVLSACAETVGAGAGAAVGNQFGKGSGNTAATIGGAAAGAAIGHSIGN; encoded by the coding sequence ATGGCCCGGGGTATGAAGCTGAAGACTCTCGCGGCGGTCGTAGCGCTGCCGCTCGTCCTGTCGGCCTGCGCCGAGACCGTGGGCGCGGGTGCCGGCGCCGCCGTCGGCAATCAGTTCGGCAAGGGCAGCGGCAACACGGCGGCGACCATCGGCGGCGCCGCGGCCGGCGCAGCGATCGGCCATTCGATCGGAAACTAA
- the gcl gene encoding glyoxylate carboligase — translation MPRMTAIEAAVHVLEKEGVTICFGVPGAAINPFYSALQRNGRIGHILARHVEGASHMAEGYTRAEAGNIGICVGTSGPAGTDMITGLYSAQADSIPILCITGQAPRARLHKEDFQAIDIASIAKPVTKWATTVLEPAQVPYVFQQAFHTMRSGRPGPVLIDLPLDVQLAEIEFDIDTYEPLKPYKPAATRQQIEKALAMLDAAERPLIVAGGGIINADASAQLVEFAEITGVPVIPTLMGWGTIPDDHPLMAGMVGLQTSHRYGNATMLKSDFVLGIGNRWANRHTGSVATYTKDRKFVHVDIEPTQIGRVFMPDFGIVSDAGAALDLFVEVAREMKAAGKLRDRSAWAAECLTRKRTMHRRTDYDNVPIKPQRVYQEMNQAFGEDTCYISTIGLSQIAGAQFLHVYKPRHWINCGQAGPLGWTLPAALGVRAADPKRRIVALSGDYDFQFLIEELAVGAQFKLPYIHVVVNNSYLGLIRQAQRGFQMDFQVQLSFENVNAPELNGYGVDHVAVAQGFGCKAIRVTDPNEIQSAFAQADALMEEFQVPVVVEIILERVTNIAMGTEIDNVTEFEEILDLPEVQPTRVLV, via the coding sequence ATGCCCAGGATGACGGCTATCGAAGCGGCGGTTCATGTGCTGGAGAAGGAGGGCGTCACGATCTGTTTCGGCGTCCCCGGCGCCGCCATCAACCCGTTCTATTCGGCGCTTCAGCGGAACGGCAGGATCGGCCACATATTGGCGCGCCACGTCGAGGGCGCCTCGCACATGGCCGAGGGCTACACCCGCGCCGAAGCCGGCAATATCGGGATCTGCGTCGGGACCTCGGGTCCGGCGGGCACCGACATGATCACCGGCCTCTATTCCGCCCAGGCCGACAGCATCCCGATCCTCTGCATCACCGGGCAGGCGCCGCGCGCCCGGCTGCACAAGGAGGATTTCCAGGCGATCGACATCGCGAGCATCGCCAAGCCCGTGACCAAGTGGGCGACGACCGTGCTGGAGCCGGCCCAGGTGCCCTACGTCTTCCAGCAGGCGTTCCACACCATGCGCTCCGGCCGGCCCGGCCCGGTGCTGATCGACCTGCCGCTCGACGTCCAGCTGGCGGAGATCGAGTTCGACATCGACACCTACGAGCCGCTGAAGCCCTACAAGCCGGCCGCGACCCGCCAGCAGATCGAAAAGGCGCTGGCGATGCTGGACGCGGCGGAGCGTCCGCTGATCGTCGCCGGCGGCGGCATCATCAACGCCGACGCCTCGGCGCAGCTGGTCGAGTTCGCCGAGATCACCGGCGTGCCGGTCATCCCGACCCTGATGGGCTGGGGCACGATCCCCGACGACCATCCCTTGATGGCCGGCATGGTGGGATTGCAGACCTCGCACCGCTACGGCAACGCCACGATGCTGAAGTCCGACTTCGTGCTGGGGATCGGCAACCGCTGGGCCAACCGCCATACCGGTTCGGTCGCGACCTACACGAAGGACCGCAAGTTCGTCCATGTGGACATCGAGCCGACCCAGATCGGCCGGGTGTTCATGCCGGACTTCGGCATCGTGTCCGACGCGGGCGCCGCCCTGGACCTGTTCGTCGAGGTCGCCCGCGAGATGAAGGCCGCGGGCAAGCTGAGGGACCGCTCCGCCTGGGCCGCTGAGTGCCTGACCCGCAAGCGGACCATGCACCGGCGCACCGATTACGACAACGTGCCGATCAAGCCGCAGCGCGTCTATCAGGAGATGAACCAGGCCTTCGGCGAGGACACCTGCTACATCAGCACGATCGGGCTGTCGCAGATCGCCGGCGCCCAGTTCCTCCACGTCTACAAGCCGCGGCACTGGATCAACTGCGGCCAGGCCGGCCCCCTGGGCTGGACCCTGCCGGCGGCGCTCGGCGTCCGGGCGGCCGATCCGAAAAGGCGGATCGTCGCCCTGTCGGGCGACTACGACTTCCAGTTCCTGATCGAGGAGCTGGCGGTCGGCGCCCAGTTCAAGCTGCCCTACATCCATGTGGTCGTGAACAACTCCTACCTGGGGCTGATCCGGCAGGCCCAGCGCGGCTTCCAGATGGACTTCCAGGTCCAGCTCTCGTTCGAGAACGTCAACGCGCCGGAACTGAACGGCTACGGCGTCGACCATGTCGCGGTCGCCCAGGGCTTCGGCTGCAAGGCGATCCGGGTGACCGATCCGAACGAGATCCAGTCCGCCTTCGCCCAGGCCGACGCCCTGATGGAGGAGTTCCAGGTCCCGGTCGTCGTCGAGATCATCCTGGAGCGGGTGACCAACATCGCGATGGGCACGGAGATCGACAACGTGACCGAGTTCGAGGAGATCCTCGACCTGCCGGAGGTGCAGCCGACCCGCGTGCTGGTCTGA
- a CDS encoding multicopper oxidase family protein → MNDRSKTPAISRRTVVTGAGALALTACLPDVGRAQGPAQAPACTAAGDTACGKLENALIAPPERSSDPDRRRLEVAIDAVYGYYDLDGRPVALRGYDGGPRPVTLRVRAGDTLALDLANRLPMGPTPAAAADGGHGNGHGHHGAPADIPGMSGLNVPHGFNLTNMHVHGLHVSPKRPSDYVLLTVEPGRTEHYSYAIPPNHPCGLNFYHAHHHGSVALQVAGGMAGALIVEGKVDAIKEIAACKDVVMLLQSLPVDDRGQLEDYRTLDVGTQVYINGQKNPSICMKRGEVQRWRLVNATHDRFLTLKLQEHGFVALGYDGNPLEKTERADTVFLAPGNRAEVLVKAADKPGLYTLDGGSNFGVTYGTIGTVSVIEEQCGMKLYEGPLVSYAEDFDGHLKPIAEDEIVTGRRVGFGQIGTLPNWTWTIDGKPFAADEKGFTAKLGTAEEWVLTNQTNDPHPFHIHINPFQVLEASGLPVPVPPGRWLDTITIPPHGHVRLRTRYRDFDGLFVFHCHTLAHEDQGMMRLITVEA, encoded by the coding sequence ATGAACGATCGTTCCAAGACTCCGGCGATCAGCCGGCGCACCGTGGTGACCGGTGCCGGCGCGCTGGCGCTGACCGCCTGCCTGCCGGACGTCGGCCGCGCCCAAGGCCCCGCCCAGGCCCCCGCCTGCACGGCGGCGGGAGATACCGCGTGCGGCAAGCTGGAGAACGCGCTGATCGCCCCGCCGGAGCGCAGCTCCGACCCCGACCGACGGAGGCTGGAGGTCGCGATCGACGCGGTCTACGGCTATTACGACCTGGACGGCAGGCCGGTGGCGCTCCGGGGCTATGACGGCGGCCCGCGGCCCGTCACGCTGCGGGTGAGGGCGGGGGACACGCTGGCGCTGGACCTCGCCAACCGGCTGCCCATGGGGCCGACCCCGGCGGCCGCGGCCGACGGCGGGCATGGGAACGGGCACGGGCACCACGGCGCGCCGGCGGACATACCGGGCATGTCGGGACTCAACGTGCCGCACGGCTTCAACCTGACCAACATGCATGTCCACGGCCTGCACGTCTCGCCCAAGCGGCCGTCCGACTATGTCCTGCTGACCGTCGAGCCGGGCCGGACCGAGCATTACAGCTACGCCATCCCGCCGAACCATCCCTGCGGGCTGAACTTCTACCACGCGCACCACCACGGCTCGGTGGCGCTCCAGGTGGCGGGCGGCATGGCCGGCGCGCTGATCGTCGAGGGCAAGGTCGACGCCATCAAGGAGATCGCCGCCTGCAAGGACGTGGTGATGCTGCTCCAGAGCCTGCCGGTGGACGATCGCGGCCAGCTGGAGGACTACAGGACGCTCGACGTCGGCACCCAGGTCTACATCAACGGCCAGAAGAACCCGTCCATCTGCATGAAGCGCGGTGAGGTGCAGCGCTGGCGTCTGGTCAACGCCACCCACGACCGCTTCCTGACGCTGAAACTTCAGGAACACGGCTTCGTGGCGCTGGGCTACGACGGCAATCCGCTGGAGAAGACGGAGCGCGCCGACACCGTCTTCCTCGCCCCGGGCAACCGCGCCGAGGTCCTGGTCAAGGCGGCGGACAAGCCCGGGCTCTACACGCTGGACGGCGGCAGCAACTTCGGTGTCACCTACGGCACGATCGGTACCGTGTCGGTTATCGAGGAGCAGTGCGGCATGAAGCTCTACGAGGGGCCGCTCGTCAGCTATGCCGAGGATTTCGACGGCCACCTCAAGCCCATCGCGGAAGACGAGATCGTGACCGGCCGGCGCGTCGGCTTCGGCCAGATCGGGACGCTGCCCAACTGGACCTGGACCATCGACGGCAAGCCCTTCGCGGCGGACGAGAAGGGCTTCACCGCGAAGCTCGGCACCGCCGAGGAGTGGGTGCTGACCAACCAGACCAACGATCCGCACCCGTTCCACATCCACATCAACCCGTTCCAGGTCCTGGAAGCCAGCGGGCTTCCCGTCCCGGTGCCGCCGGGCCGCTGGCTGGACACGATCACCATCCCGCCCCACGGCCATGTCCGCCTGCGCACCCGCTACCGCGACTTCGACGGCCTCTTCGTCTTCCACTGCCATACCCTGGCCCACGAGGACCAGGGCATGATGAGGCTGATCACCGTGGAGGCGTGA
- a CDS encoding type II toxin-antitoxin system CcdA family antitoxin — MRIGTGEFYNLSAPKARISMTLNEDLVRAAGEYTDNLSDYVEKLLAEAVAEERRKKMGCDRHLKEVCASWNEFYEKHGSPADDYMAGFLPEDDRT, encoded by the coding sequence ATGCGCATCGGTACAGGTGAGTTTTATAATCTCTCCGCTCCCAAGGCGCGGATCAGCATGACGCTGAACGAGGATCTTGTTCGCGCCGCCGGCGAGTATACGGACAACCTCTCCGATTATGTCGAGAAGCTGCTTGCGGAAGCCGTCGCGGAAGAGCGTCGGAAGAAGATGGGGTGCGATCGCCATCTCAAGGAAGTCTGCGCCTCGTGGAACGAGTTCTACGAGAAGCACGGCAGCCCCGCCGACGATTACATGGCCGGCTTCCTGCCGGAGGACGACCGGACCTGA
- the pyk gene encoding pyruvate kinase — protein MTDSPIFRRHRQTKIVATVGPASSAPDQLRRLLLTGVDVFRLNFSHGTQENHGEVLARIRALEAEFDRPIGVIADLQGPKLRIGSFAEGAVALRSGRVIRFDLDPAPGNEDRVCLPHPEVIEAMTVGSTLLLDDGKVRIRVIEKGPDFLLGEIVAGTRLSNNKGFNVPDVMLPLSPLTPKDRRDMEFALDQGVEWIALSFVQRPEDVVEARGLIGDRAAIMLKIEKPAAIQHLDELIELADALMVARGDLGVEMPAEDVPSLQKNMIQKARDAGRPVIVATQMLESMISSPSPTRAEVSDVATAVYDGTDAVMLSAETAAGAYPVEAVAIMDRIVARVESDLLYRSIMDSQHPGLGRTTADAITHSANQAARAVSAKAIVTYTESGSTTLRAARERPPMPILAISIHDTTARRLALSYGVHTVHVAQGINSFGEMVQEAMRIAQEYGIAGIGDRLAITAGVPFGRTGSTNTLRIVYLEPEQE, from the coding sequence ATGACAGACAGCCCGATCTTCCGACGGCACCGACAGACCAAGATCGTCGCGACCGTCGGCCCGGCCAGCTCGGCCCCCGACCAGCTCCGCCGCCTGCTCCTGACCGGCGTGGACGTGTTCCGGCTCAACTTCAGCCATGGCACCCAGGAAAACCATGGCGAGGTGCTGGCCCGCATCCGCGCCCTGGAGGCGGAGTTCGACCGGCCGATCGGCGTCATCGCCGACCTGCAGGGGCCGAAGCTGCGGATCGGCAGCTTCGCCGAGGGCGCCGTGGCGCTGCGGTCGGGCCGGGTGATCCGGTTCGACCTCGACCCCGCGCCGGGCAACGAGGATCGGGTCTGTCTGCCTCATCCGGAGGTAATCGAGGCCATGACCGTCGGCAGCACCCTGCTGCTGGACGACGGCAAGGTCCGCATCCGCGTGATCGAGAAGGGTCCCGACTTCCTGCTGGGCGAGATCGTTGCCGGGACCAGACTGTCCAACAACAAGGGCTTCAACGTTCCCGACGTGATGCTGCCCCTGTCGCCGCTGACGCCCAAGGACCGCCGCGACATGGAGTTCGCGCTGGACCAGGGCGTGGAGTGGATAGCCCTGTCCTTCGTCCAGCGGCCGGAGGACGTGGTCGAGGCCCGCGGGCTGATCGGCGACCGGGCCGCGATCATGCTGAAGATCGAGAAGCCGGCGGCGATCCAGCACCTGGACGAGCTGATCGAGCTGGCCGACGCCCTGATGGTCGCCCGCGGCGACCTGGGCGTCGAGATGCCGGCCGAGGACGTCCCCAGCCTGCAGAAGAACATGATCCAGAAGGCGCGCGACGCCGGGCGGCCGGTGATCGTCGCGACCCAGATGCTCGAATCCATGATCAGCTCGCCCTCGCCGACCCGGGCGGAGGTGTCGGACGTGGCGACCGCCGTCTATGACGGCACCGACGCGGTGATGCTGTCGGCCGAGACCGCCGCCGGCGCCTATCCGGTGGAGGCGGTCGCGATCATGGACCGGATCGTGGCACGGGTGGAGAGCGACTTGCTCTACCGCAGCATCATGGACAGCCAGCATCCCGGGCTGGGCAGGACGACCGCCGACGCGATCACCCATTCCGCCAATCAGGCGGCGCGGGCGGTCAGCGCCAAGGCGATCGTGACCTACACCGAGTCCGGCAGCACCACCCTGCGGGCGGCGCGCGAGCGGCCGCCGATGCCGATCCTGGCGATCTCCATCCACGACACCACGGCCCGGCGGCTGGCGCTGTCCTACGGCGTGCATACCGTCCATGTCGCGCAGGGCATCAACTCCTTCGGCGAGATGGTTCAGGAGGCGATGCGGATCGCCCAGGAATACGGTATCGCCGGGATCGGCGACCGCCTGGCGATCACCGCCGGCGTTCCCTTCGGCCGCACCGGCTCGACCAACACGCTCCGCATCGTCTATCTGGAGCCGGAGCAGGAATAA
- the hyi gene encoding hydroxypyruvate isomerase, whose protein sequence is MPKFAANLTMLFTEHDFLDRFEKAAKHGFRGVEYLFPYPYKPDELAEKLRAHDLTQVLHNLPAGDWGAGERGIACLPDRVGEFQDGVGKAIEYAKALNCPQVNCLAGIAPSGVDAATLRDTFVGNIKFAADALKREGIRLLIEPINTIDIPGFYLTRTGQAVDLIDQTGSDNIFVQYDIYHMQIMEGDLARTIEKNLSRIAHVQLADNPGRNEPGTGEINYPFLYGHLDRIGYDGWIGCEYKPRGKTEDGLGWFTNA, encoded by the coding sequence ATGCCGAAATTCGCGGCGAACCTGACGATGCTGTTCACCGAGCATGACTTCCTTGACCGGTTCGAGAAGGCCGCCAAGCACGGTTTCCGCGGCGTCGAATATCTCTTCCCCTATCCGTACAAGCCGGACGAACTGGCGGAGAAGCTTCGCGCCCACGACCTGACCCAGGTCCTGCACAACCTGCCCGCCGGCGACTGGGGCGCCGGGGAGCGCGGCATCGCCTGCCTGCCCGACCGGGTCGGCGAGTTCCAGGACGGCGTCGGCAAGGCGATCGAGTATGCCAAGGCGCTGAACTGCCCGCAGGTCAACTGCCTGGCCGGCATCGCCCCGTCCGGGGTGGACGCCGCGACGCTGCGCGACACCTTCGTCGGCAACATCAAGTTCGCCGCCGACGCGCTGAAGCGCGAGGGCATCCGCCTGCTGATCGAGCCGATCAACACGATCGACATCCCCGGATTCTACCTGACCCGGACGGGACAGGCGGTCGATCTGATCGACCAGACCGGCTCGGACAACATCTTCGTGCAGTACGACATCTACCACATGCAGATCATGGAGGGCGACCTCGCCCGCACGATCGAGAAGAACCTGTCCCGGATCGCCCATGTCCAGCTGGCCGACAACCCCGGCCGCAACGAGCCCGGCACCGGCGAGATCAACTACCCGTTCCTGTACGGCCATCTCGACCGCATCGGCTACGACGGCTGGATCGGCTGCGAGTACAAGCCACGCGGAAAGACCGAGGACGGACTCGGCTGGTTTACGAACGCCTGA
- a CDS encoding NAD(P)H-quinone oxidoreductase, giving the protein MAKPDTMTAIEITSPGAPEVLKPARRPVPDPGPGDILIEVHAAGINRPDVLQRMGKYDPPPGTTDIPGLEVAGRVAEVGSEVTGWQVGDPVCALLTGGGYAEYCTAPAGQCLPIPEGMGMTEAAVVPETFFTVWSNVFDRGRLQAGESFLVHGGTSGIGTTAIQLAKAFGARVFATAGGPEKCRACTELGADRAIDYHQEDFVQVVKEATGGKGVDVILDMVGGDYLPRNIDALAPDGRHVSIAFLRGGKVPVNFFPVMLKRLTMTGSTLRSRPAADKAVIADHLLQRVWPLLAERRVRPVLHKVFPLAQAADAHSLMESNRHIGKIALSVRD; this is encoded by the coding sequence ATGGCGAAACCCGACACCATGACGGCGATCGAGATCACCTCGCCCGGCGCCCCGGAGGTGCTGAAGCCGGCACGGCGGCCCGTTCCGGATCCCGGACCGGGCGACATCCTGATCGAGGTCCATGCCGCCGGCATCAACCGCCCCGACGTGCTCCAGCGCATGGGCAAGTACGACCCGCCGCCCGGCACGACCGACATCCCGGGGCTGGAAGTCGCGGGCCGCGTCGCCGAGGTGGGATCGGAGGTGACCGGCTGGCAGGTCGGCGACCCGGTCTGCGCCCTGCTGACCGGCGGCGGCTATGCGGAATACTGCACGGCGCCCGCCGGCCAGTGCCTGCCCATCCCCGAGGGCATGGGCATGACCGAGGCGGCCGTCGTGCCGGAAACCTTCTTCACCGTCTGGTCCAACGTGTTCGACCGCGGCCGGCTCCAGGCCGGCGAGAGCTTCCTGGTCCATGGCGGCACGTCCGGCATCGGGACGACCGCGATCCAGCTCGCCAAGGCGTTCGGCGCCCGGGTGTTCGCCACGGCGGGCGGCCCGGAGAAGTGCCGGGCCTGCACCGAACTGGGGGCGGACCGGGCGATCGACTACCACCAGGAGGATTTCGTCCAGGTCGTCAAGGAAGCGACCGGCGGCAAGGGCGTGGACGTGATCCTGGACATGGTCGGCGGCGACTACCTGCCGCGCAACATCGACGCGCTGGCGCCCGACGGACGGCATGTCAGCATCGCGTTCCTGCGGGGCGGCAAGGTGCCGGTGAATTTCTTCCCCGTCATGCTGAAGCGCCTGACCATGACCGGCTCGACCCTGCGGTCCCGGCCGGCGGCCGACAAGGCGGTGATCGCCGACCATCTGCTCCAGCGCGTGTGGCCGCTGCTGGCGGAGCGCCGGGTCAGGCCGGTGCTGCACAAGGTATTCCCCCTCGCACAGGCGGCCGATGCCCATTCGCTCATGGAGTCGAACAGGCATATCGGCAAGATCGCCCTGAGCGTGCGTGATTAG